The stretch of DNA CCGTAAAGATCGCGGCCGGCCGAATACGCAAAGACCGGGACGATAGTCCGATCCAAACCGCGAGGCACCGCGAGCGTCGAACGCTTCGGCGCCAGCTCACCATCGGGCGCGGGAAGAAACCAACGAACTCCACAATGTTCCTCCAGAAAGCCAACCACCGCCTTGCATGTGCCGCGCGCGCCGAGCGAACCGGCGCTGCCAAGATAGATGGCTTCGTCGACCGCTGGTTTGATCGGAGCAGGCTGCTCCAGAGGAGTTTCATCGCGGCCGATCAAAAACAATGCATCATCGCGCACCACGATCCGTGCCGTGTCCCACTTCCAATCATCCTGGGCGATCCTGGCCTGCGCGGCCATTTTGGTGTGGCCAATCGAGATCACCGCCCCCGATGTTTTGCCATTTTCTGGAGCGATGGGAAGCTTTGCTCCCGTGACACGTTCAACATATTCTTGCAGCCAACGCGCCGCCTTGGTCGTCCACGGATCCGGTGAATCGGGCACGACTATTGTGGCACGAGGACGGCCGTTGTCGACGAGCACCAAGTCCTGCTGACCGTCACGCGATTTATCGGCGACTTGCCGGTTCGGCGGTTTATTGTCGCCCGGAGTCTCATTGCCGAACGACATGGCTGGGCAGTGTGCGAGCAACGCTACCGCGAGAATCAGCGTGCGCACTCCAATCGCTGTGCGCAACGAAGTCGGCAAATTGGAATCGACAAAAAACCTGCTCGATACGACGCAAATTGGGTTCACGATAAATTACCTCGATATTCCGGACGCTAAGTGAGACTGAGCAACGGGATTTGACGCCATATCCTCACCGCCCAGCAGGAGCAACATCCAATCCAATAGCGAATCGATGTACTGCTGATTGGCAGCGCTCGGGGTCAATTTAGGCGACCGGCAGATTGCCTGAGTCAGCAACCCTCGTCGCACAAGCAACTGCTTTTCGACCTGTAGGAACAACTCCAGGTTCTGCAGAGTGAGGTTTACATATGGCAGCATGGCGCCAAACAAATCAAAGGCGGTTCGATGATCATGGCGATGCGACGCCTGATAAATGCGATTGAACAAATCTGCAACGGCCACACCGGGCATCACCGCGGCACAATTCCCAGTCGATAGTGCCTCCAACAGATAATATCCGCCCCAGCCTTGAAACACCTCGACGCTCTCCCCCATGCGCTGCCGAATTGCCGTCAACTTATCGACGACCAGCGGCTCCTCCAATTTCACATAGCGTACGTTGGAATGCTGTTTGTGCAGCGTATGAATGAATTGGTCGTCGATCGTCGGGCCGCCGGGATTGAAGTCTTGCACCAGAATCGGCAACGACACGGCGTCGGCGATTTGTCCGACATGACGCGTTAGCTCTGCGGCGCCAACGGCGAACTGCCGAGGCAAAGCAACACCGATTACGTTGGCACCGAGTTTCTCGTAGCGACGTGCCAGTTGCGCCGCCACTCGCGAAGAGCCGTGGTTGGCCTGGGCGATGACCGGAACTCGCTCGGCGCTGGCGGTGATCGCTGCTCCGACTGCCCATTCTCGCTCGCCCTCGGTAAGCTTGTAAAACTCGCTCCCATAAGCCGGCAAGCAAAGTGCGGCCAGTTTCCGTGAAACGACAAATTCCACCACCCGATCAAACGATTCCTCATCGATCGATTCGTCCGGCAAAAATGGAATCGGAACAACGGGCACCACGCCGCGGATGTCGTGCATAATGAGCGTCCTAAACGGGGATGCGGCCAATCGATTCAACCTGCACGGCCTTGCCGGTCGCCTCGGCTTGCTTGAATGCCTCAGCCACGGCAACGGCCTCAATCATATCGTTCAACTCAGGTGGCGTCCGGCGCGTCTGCACCATGCGCTGGATGATCTTGATAATCTCTGCCGTTCCCCACGGGTATTGAAAATCACCCAACACCAACGTGTGAATGTCGTTTTGGCTGCCGTAGGCATCCACCGCCAAACTGGTATAGGGTCGCTCGCCCATTTCAGTGTGGATCATCGTGCCGTGCTTAGGGGCACGTGGGTTATTTTGATAATCGAGCCAAACCGATATTTGCTTGGGCGTCTTCATCACTTGCACAGTGCGAATGCCGGCGCCGAACAATAGCTGCACAGCGCTGATCGTGTGGATCAATCCCGCCGGATGCGTGCCATAGCCGTTGACCGTGGCGAAATTCACCTCTCCAACTTCCGGCAGGCGATTGCGGAATTGCTCCAGGGCCGGTTCAAAGCGAACGATGCTGGCGGAAAAGATCGGGGCCTTATGTTTGTCAGCCAGTTCAACCAGCTTGCGACAGTCGGCCACGGTGGTGGCAAAGGGTTTGTCGACGAACGTCGGCACGCCCTTTCGCAAGCCAGGCTCTGCCAGTTGCAGGTGGTCCGATCCGTCACTGTTGCAGTCGGCAAGCAGCACCAGATCCACGTCATCGCTGC from Pirellulales bacterium encodes:
- a CDS encoding dihydrodipicolinate synthase family protein, encoding MHDIRGVVPVVPIPFLPDESIDEESFDRVVEFVVSRKLAALCLPAYGSEFYKLTEGEREWAVGAAITASAERVPVIAQANHGSSRVAAQLARRYEKLGANVIGVALPRQFAVGAAELTRHVGQIADAVSLPILVQDFNPGGPTIDDQFIHTLHKQHSNVRYVKLEEPLVVDKLTAIRQRMGESVEVFQGWGGYYLLEALSTGNCAAVMPGVAVADLFNRIYQASHRHDHRTAFDLFGAMLPYVNLTLQNLELFLQVEKQLLVRRGLLTQAICRSPKLTPSAANQQYIDSLLDWMLLLLGGEDMASNPVAQSHLASGISR
- a CDS encoding Gfo/Idh/MocA family oxidoreductase, with translation MTAKIRTGLIRCDTHGLWYGPLMADHDPLVLQRPNRDVGNIERRYSWQSGGIHMFFYARYGYPTTMSVPFVGGFEIVKLWDADRDAAEQAKAIFHGRPQVCETPEECSDDVDLVLLADCNSDGSDHLQLAEPGLRKGVPTFVDKPFATTVADCRKLVELADKHKAPIFSASIVRFEPALEQFRNRLPEVGEVNFATVNGYGTHPAGLIHTISAVQLLFGAGIRTVQVMKTPKQISVWLDYQNNPRAPKHGTMIHTEMGERPYTSLAVDAYGSQNDIHTLVLGDFQYPWGTAEIIKIIQRMVQTRRTPPELNDMIEAVAVAEAFKQAEATGKAVQVESIGRIPV